Below is a genomic region from Streptomyces ferrugineus.
CGCCGACCCGGACGACTCGTGGCACATGTTGGAGCAGTCCGGCAGGTTGTTCGTGCCGAGCTCGCGCGCGAAGAGCTGGTAGAGGAACGCGGCCTCGTTGCTGGTGCGGCCTGAGGTGTAGAAGACGGCCTCGTCGGGGGAGGCGAGGGCGGCGATCTCCTCGGCGACGATGTCGAAGGCGCGCTCCCAGGACACCGGCTCGTAGTGCGTGCCCCCTTCGGGCAGGTACATGGGGTGGGTGAGCCGCCCCTGCTGCCCCAGCCAGTAACCGCTCCTGGTCGCGAGGTCGGCGACCGGGTGCGCGGCGAAGAACTCCGGGGTGACCCGGCGCAGGGTGGCCTCCTCGGCCACCGCCTTCGCGCCGTTCTCACAGAACTCCGCCTTGTGCCGGTGGTCCGGCTCCGGCCAGGCGCAGCCCGGGCAGTCGAACCCGTTCTTCTGATTGACGCTGAGCAGTGTCAGCATGGTCCGCTTCACGCCCATCTGCTGCCGCGCGATGCGCAGGGTGTGCCCGATGGCGGGCAGTCCCGCCGCCGCGTGCTGCGGCTCGGCGACCTGCGGCGCGTCCTGAACCGGATCACCCTTGGGCGGCTTGGTGGCCATCGCGCACTCCTTCGCACCTACACGTGTGAGCTACATCTCCGATCCTCGCACGCCCCACCGACAACGGGGCGTGAGGTCCCAGCACCCGGACTCCGCCCCGCTGCGGGCTCCCGCGCGGGGCCGTACTCCCCCGATGGGGACCGACTGTCAGTGGGGCGTGGCAGGATCGGGGGCGTGGCAGAGACAGCATCGAAGCAGACCGACAACAGCCCCGGCGGCAGCCGACCGCGCCTGATGCTCATGGACGGGCACTCGCTGGCGTACCGCGCCTTCTTCGCGCTGCCCGCGGAAAACTTCACGACCGCGACGGGCCAGCCGACGAACGCGATCTACGGCTTCGCGTCGATGCTGGCCAACACGCTGCGCGACGAGGCGCCCACCCACTTCGCGGTGGCCTTCGACGTGTCCCGCAAGACATGGCGCTCCGAGGAGTTCACCGAGTACAAGGCGAACCGCTCCAAGACCCCGGACGAGTTCAAGGGCCAGGTCGAGCTGATCGGCGAGCTGCTCGACGCGATGCACGTCTCGCGGTTCGCCATCGACGGCTTCGAGGCCGACGACGTGATCGCCACCCTCGCCACCCAGGCCGAGGCGGCCGGCTTCGAGGTGCTGATCGTCACCGGCGACCGCGACTCCTTCCAGCTCGTCAGCGAGCACACCACGGTGCTGTACCCGACCAAGGGCGTCTCCGAGCTGACCCGCTTCACCCCGGAGAAGGTCTTCGAGAAGTACGGCCTGACGCCCGCCCAGTACCCCGACTTCGCGGCCCTGCGCGGCGACCCCTCCGACAACCTGCCGGGCATCCCGGGCGTCGGCGAGAAGACCGCCGCGAAGTGGATCAACCAGTTCGGCTCGTTCGCGGAGCTGGTCGAGCGCGTCGAGGAGGTCAAGGGCAAGGCCGGCCAGAACCTCCGCGACCACCTGGAGGCGGTCAAGCTCAACCGCCGGCTGACCGAGCTGGAGCGGGGGGTCGAGCTGCCCAAGACCGTCACCGACCTCGCGCGCGAGGCGTACGACCGCAAGGCCGTATCGATGGTCCTGGACACCCTGGAGATCAGGAACCCGTCCCTGCGCGAGCGTCTCTTCGGCGTGGACCCGGGCGCCGAGGAGGCGGAGACCACCCCGATCGCCACCGACGGCGTGGAGCTGGACGGCACGGTGCTCGGCACCGGCGAGCTGGCGCCGTGGCTGGCGGAGCACGGCGACCGGCCACTCGGCGTGGCCACCGTCGACACCTGGGCGCTGGGCACCGGCTCGGTCACCGAGGTCGCGCTCGCGGCGGGTGACGGCGCGGCCGCCTGGTTCGACCCGGCGCAGCTGGACGAGGCCGACGAGCAGGCGTTCGCGGCCTGGCTGGCCGACGCCGCGAGGCCGAAGGTCTTCCACAACGCCAAGGGCGCGATGCGGGTCTTCGCCGAGCACGGCTGGAGCATCGAGGGCGTGCGCATGGACACCGCGCTCGCCGCCTACCTGGTCAAGCCGGGCCGCCGCTCCTTCGACCTGGACGCGCTGTCCCTGGAGTACCTGCACCGCGAGCTGGCCCCCGCCGCCGCGGCCGACGGCCAGCTCGCCTTCGGCACGGACGACGGCGCCGAGGCCGACGCGCTGATGATCCAGGCCCGCGCGGTCCTCGACCTGGGCGAGGCCTTCGAGAGCCGCCTTCAGGAGGTCGGCGCCGCGGACCTGCTGCGGGACATGGAACTGCCGACCTCGGCCCTGCTGGCCCGGATGGAGCGGCACGGCATCGCGGCCGACCGGGCCCACCTGGAGGCCATGGAGCAGATGTTCGCGGGCGCCGTCCAGCAGGCGGTGAAGGAAGCGCACGCGGCGGCCGGGCGCGAGTTCAACCTGGGCTCGCCCAAGCAGCTCCAGGAGGTCCTCTTCGGCGAGCTGGCCCTGCCCAAGACGAAGAAGACCAAGACCGGCTACACGACCGACGCCGACGCACTCGCCTGGCTCGCCGGCCAGACCGAGAACGAACTGCCGGTCATCATGCTGCGCCACCGCGAGCAGGCGAAGCTCCGCGTCACCGTCGAGGGCCTGATCAAGACGATCGCGACGGACGGCCGGATCCACACCACCTTCAACCAGACGGTCGCGGCGACCGGCCGCCTCTCCTCGACCGACCCGAACCTGCAGAACATCCCGGTCCGCACCGACGAGGGCCGGGCGATCCGCCGGGGCTTCGTGGTCGGCGAGGGCTTCGAGTCCCTGATGACCGCGGACTACAGCCAGATCGAACTGCGCGTGATGGCCCACCTGTCCGAGGACGAG
It encodes:
- the polA gene encoding DNA polymerase I, whose translation is MAETASKQTDNSPGGSRPRLMLMDGHSLAYRAFFALPAENFTTATGQPTNAIYGFASMLANTLRDEAPTHFAVAFDVSRKTWRSEEFTEYKANRSKTPDEFKGQVELIGELLDAMHVSRFAIDGFEADDVIATLATQAEAAGFEVLIVTGDRDSFQLVSEHTTVLYPTKGVSELTRFTPEKVFEKYGLTPAQYPDFAALRGDPSDNLPGIPGVGEKTAAKWINQFGSFAELVERVEEVKGKAGQNLRDHLEAVKLNRRLTELERGVELPKTVTDLAREAYDRKAVSMVLDTLEIRNPSLRERLFGVDPGAEEAETTPIATDGVELDGTVLGTGELAPWLAEHGDRPLGVATVDTWALGTGSVTEVALAAGDGAAAWFDPAQLDEADEQAFAAWLADAARPKVFHNAKGAMRVFAEHGWSIEGVRMDTALAAYLVKPGRRSFDLDALSLEYLHRELAPAAAADGQLAFGTDDGAEADALMIQARAVLDLGEAFESRLQEVGAADLLRDMELPTSALLARMERHGIAADRAHLEAMEQMFAGAVQQAVKEAHAAAGREFNLGSPKQLQEVLFGELALPKTKKTKTGYTTDADALAWLAGQTENELPVIMLRHREQAKLRVTVEGLIKTIATDGRIHTTFNQTVAATGRLSSTDPNLQNIPVRTDEGRAIRRGFVVGEGFESLMTADYSQIELRVMAHLSEDEGLIEAFTSGEDLHTTAASQVFAVEPTAVDAEMRRKIKAMSYGLAYGLSAFGLSQQLNIDAGEARALMDAYFERFGGVRDYLRRAVDEARATGYTATLFGRRRYLPDLNSDNRQRREAAERMALNAPIQGTAADIVKIAMLNVDRALREANLSSRMLLQVHDEIVLEIAPGEREAAEALVRQEMSNAVHLRVPLGVSVGAGADWESAAH